ATGCGCAGAAAGCGCTGGCCCAGGCGTCGGCGTGTTTCCCCATTCCCGACAGCCTGTCGTTCGTGGACGCGGCCAGTATGGCGCTGGCCTACGACACCGCCTGGTTCGCGCTGTGCGACCGCGGCCGCGCCAAGGCGGGCGACACGGTGCTGGTGTTGGGCGCGACCGGGGCCGTGGGGCTGGCGGCGGTGCAATTGGCGAAGGCTTACGGCCTCAAGGTGATCGCCGGGGTGTCCAGCGCGGCCAAGGCCGATCTGGTGACGAGCGCCGGCGCGCACGCCTGGATCGATCTGTCCCGGGGTGATCCGCGCGAGAGCATTCGCGAACAGGTCTACGCCTTGACCGACGGCCAGGGTGCGGACATCGTGCTCGATCCGCTGGGGGGCGACTTCTTCGATGGCGCGGTGCGCGCGGTGGCCTGGTGCGGCCGCCTGGTGGTGATCGGCTTTGCGGCCGGGCGCATTCCCACGCTGAAGATGAACTACGTGCTGCTCAAGAACATCGAGGTCAGCGGTGTGCAGGTGAGCGACTACCGCAAGCGCACGCCCGACAAGATGGCGCACTGCATGGCCGAGATCTTCCGCCTGTACGGCGAGGGACAGCTCAAGCCTTCGCCCACGCAGACCTATGCGCTGGAGTCGGTCGTGGAAGCACTGGGCG
The sequence above is a segment of the Hydrogenophaga sp. BPS33 genome. Coding sequences within it:
- a CDS encoding NADPH:quinone oxidoreductase family protein, with amino-acid sequence MKAVWIREFGPVESLQIEEVADPVPGPGEVLIDVQATAANFVDLLVVTGKYQFLPPRPFAPGKLPAGIVLGVGEGVANVKPGDRVLTLAEQGGYAQKALAQASACFPIPDSLSFVDAASMALAYDTAWFALCDRGRAKAGDTVLVLGATGAVGLAAVQLAKAYGLKVIAGVSSAAKADLVTSAGAHAWIDLSRGDPRESIREQVYALTDGQGADIVLDPLGGDFFDGAVRAVAWCGRLVVIGFAAGRIPTLKMNYVLLKNIEVSGVQVSDYRKRTPDKMAHCMAEIFRLYGEGQLKPSPTQTYALESVVEALGALQNRQATARLVLLPNGEPQGR